A single Loxodonta africana isolate mLoxAfr1 chromosome 24, mLoxAfr1.hap2, whole genome shotgun sequence DNA region contains:
- the LOC135228635 gene encoding uncharacterized protein LOC135228635, whose protein sequence is MLHARPSWEVTILLKSCRKSVLTETMEGLMFQKDTLGNASDKPQSNRNLPLSSSLLFLPSFFYFLPLPSSRFQRTATLQGRVELPIGFPRSGCWIQTGDRLISCQAPNHCATKALILGTTVQKRTGNEPQRLQHPECKAALGRPGTRHVATWHAGSGSFQPASLSPSLRPSKSELADGAWQNPPALPLSSQFRSPTWGCASDALGPVSASLPVRTALPTSSAAPGRALLRQLRDGRASRYHGNGASCV, encoded by the exons ATGCTACACGCAAGGCCTTCCTGGGAAGTCACAATCCTACTGAAGTCTTGCAGAA AATCTGTATTGACAGAGACAATGGAGGGTCTAATGTTCCAAAAAGACACTTTGGGAAATGCTTCTGACAAGCCACAAAGCAACCGCAACCTCCCGCTGtcctcctctctcctctttcttccttcctttttttacttcctccct ttgccgtcgagtcgattccaacgcacagcgaccctacagggcagagtagaactgcccatagggtttcccaggagcggctgctggattcaaactggtgaccgttTGATCAGctgccaagctcctaaccactgtgccaccaaggctctcatCTTGGGCACAACTGTCCAGAAACGAACAGGGAATGAACCTCAGAGACTACAACACCCAGAATGTAAAGCGGCGCTGGGCCGCCCAGGAACACGGCACGTCGCCACTTGGCATGCTGGGAGTGGTAGTTTTCAGCCGGCCTCTCTTTCCCCGTCCTTGAGACCTTCCAAATCGGAGCTAGCCGATGGCGCCTGGCAAAATCCACCGGCGCTGCCACTGTCATCTCAGTTCCGAAGTCCGACATGGGGATGCGCCTCGGACGCCCTAGGCCCAGTCTCCGCGTCCCTTCCTGTCAGGACGGCGCTACCCACCTCATCAGCAGCCCCAGGGCGCGCGCTCCTCCGCCAGCTCCGGGACGGACGCGCATCCCGTTACCACGGAAACGGCGCTTCCTGCGTC